A DNA window from Pyrus communis chromosome 3, drPyrComm1.1, whole genome shotgun sequence contains the following coding sequences:
- the LOC137728056 gene encoding uncharacterized protein, whose translation MDSPRKLNSEVEADDLASGVSDFSLQGGTLRSNFHSPPNDGVDNHGEQKHNDDRIVTESGECDSEVHGKENGEQRKYFYYEAPLSEETGVWIPVSVPPMWEAEHDEWGKGFYSNGGYLPESDMGWGQYIGDEKELTMWDVMVEMLLAVRGKVGSLASADTYGCKLSWMSGNLLDQAWKEMAQTLTDANFANVRELIEADPPKWLADSSASSCMLCGVHFHPIMCSRHHCRFCGGIFCGDCSKGRSLMPAKFRVADPQRVCDVCCVRLESVQPYLMDQVSHAAQVPTQDLTDLSTLRSWINIPWGQSMEYEIYKAANAIRVYKKVCSLKPEKSIPDSILRQAKGLAIITTVKVGAMVTYNIGTGVVIARREDGSWSPPSAVSTFGIGWGAQAGGELTDFIIILRTSEAVKTFSGNVHVSVGAGLSAAVGVVGRAAAADVRAGDGGRAACYTYSCSKGAFVGCSLEGSIVTTRTKVNSRFYGSQSITAANVLLGSLPQPPAASTLYRALADLYQKIEQ comes from the exons atGGACAGCCCCCGAAAACTAAATTCTGAGGTTGAGGCCGACGATTTGGCTTCTGGGGTTTCGGATTTTTCACTTCAGGGAGGCACCCTCCGCTCGAATTTCCATTCTCCGCCG AATGATGGAGTTGATAATCATGGAGAGCAGAAGCATAATGATGATCGAATAGTGACAGAATCTGGAGAATGTGACTCTGAGGTTCATGGTAAGGAGAATGGGGAGCAAAGAAAATACTTCTATTATGAAGCTCCACTTTCTGAAGAAACGGGGGTTTGGATACCTGTTTCCGTTCCGCCTATGTGGGAAGCTGAGCATGATGAGTGGGGCAAAGGTTTCTACTCTAATGGGGGATACCTTCCCGAGAGTGACATGGGCTGGGGCCAGTACATTGGGGACGAGAAGGAGCTGACTATGTGGGATGTGATGGTAGAAATGTTGCTTGCAGTCCGTGGGAAAGTAGGTTCATTAGCTTCAGCTGATACGTACGGATGTAAACTTTCGTGGATGTCAGGTAATCTCCTTGATCAAGCGTGGAAAGAAATGGCCCAAACACTCACAGATGCAAATTTTGCTAATGTAAGAGAACTCATTGAAGCTGACCCCCCAAAATGGTTGGCCGATAGTTCTGCATCTTCTTGTATGCTTTGTGGTGTGCACTTTCATCCAATCATGTGTTCTAGGCATCACTGtcggttttgtggaggaatatTTTGTGGTGACTGTTCTAAGGGAAGGAGTTTGATGCCGGCAAAGTTCCGTGTTGCGGATCCCCAACGAGTCTGTGATGTATGCTGTGTACGACTAGAGTCTGTCCAACCATACTTAATGGACCAAGTAAGCCATGCTGCCCAGGTGCCAACCCAAGATCTTACAGACCTTAGTACTTTGAGGTCATGGATTAATATTCCTTGGGGACAGTCCATGGAGTATGAGATATATAAGGCGGCAAATGCAATTCGTGTTTATAAGAAG GTATGTTCACTAAAGCCTGAGAAGTCGATTCCAGATTCCATTCTGAGACAAGCAAAAGGCCTTGCAATAATCACTACTGTGAAAGTTGGAGCTATGGTTACCTACAATATCGGTACAGGAGTTGTGATTGCTCGTAGAGAAGATGGCTCTTGGTCTCCACCATCTGCTGTTTCTACATTTGGTATAGGTTGGGGTGCGCAG GCTGGAGGGGAGTTGACAGACTTTATCATTATTTTGAGAACAAGTGAAGCAGTAAAGACATTCAGTGGTAATGTGCATGTATCAGTAGGAGCCGGTTTGAGTGCTGCagtcggtgttgttggaagggCAGCTGCAGCTGATGTTCGAGCCGGAGATGGTGGTCGCGCTGCTTGTTATACATACAGCTGTAGTAAAG gtgcatttgttGGATGCTCACTGGAAGGTAGTATTGTAACCACCCGCACGAAAGTGAATTCTCGATTTTATGGTAGCCAGTCAATAACTGCAGCAAATGTTCTTCTTGGCTCGTTGCCCCAACCCCCTGCCGCTTCTACTCTCTATCGTGCTCTTGCAGACCTATATCAGAAGATCGAGCAGTGA
- the LOC137728054 gene encoding BES1/BZR1 homolog protein 3-like has product MMTSGTRMPTWKERENNKKRERRRRAIAAKIYSGLRMYGNYKLPKHCDNNEVLKALCNEAGWTVEEDGTTYRKGCKPVDRMDIMGGSTSASPCSSYQPSPCASYNPSPGASYNPSPASSSFPSPARYHANENGNADANSLIPWLKTLSSGSSSAMSKLPQFFVQGGSISAPVTPPLSSPTCRTPRTKSDWDEAVAGSSWAGQHYPFLPSSTPPSPGRQVLPDSGWLAGLQIPQSGPSSPTFSLVSKNPFNLKEALSGAGSRMWTPGQSGTCSPVVAASIDHTGDIPMSDGMAAEFAFGSNTTGLVKPWEGERIEECVSDDLELTLGSTRTR; this is encoded by the exons ATGATGACGTCGGGAACGAGAATGCCGAcgtggaaggagagagagaacaaCAAGAAGCGGGAGCGGCGGCGCCGGGCAATCGCCGCGAAGATCTACTCCGGGCTGCGGATGTACGGAAACTACAAGCTCCCGAAGCACTGCGACAACAACGAGGTCCTCAAAGCTCTCTGCAACGAAGCCGGCTGGACAGTCGAAGAAGACGGTACCACTTACCGAAAG GGATGCAAACCCGTGGATCGCATGGACATAATGGGGGGTTCTACCTCAGCAAGTCCATGTTCATCGTACCAGCCAAGTCCCTGTGCATCCTACAATCCGAGTCCCGGCGCTTCCTACAATCCAAGTCCTGCCTCATCTTCCTTCCCAAGTCCTGCCCGCTACCATGCAAATGAAAACGGTAATGCTGATGCGAATTCTCTGATCCCATGGCTTAAAACGCTCTCATCAGGCTCATCGTCTGCCATGTCCAAGCTCCCCCAATTCTTTGTTCAAGGGGGTTCCATAAGTGCTCCAGTCACCCCACCGCTGAGCTCCCCAACTTGTCGAACTCCTCGAACCAAGAGTGACTGGGATGAAGCAGTCGCTGGCTCAAGCTGGGCAGGGCAGCATTACCCTTTCCTGCCTTCGTCCACCCCACCAAGCCCCGGTCGCCAGGTTCTGCCTGATTCAGGATGGCTTGCTGGACTGCAAATTCCTCAGAGTGGCCCATCATCCCCAACATTCAGCCTTGTCTCGAAAAACCCTTTTAACTTGAAGGAGGCTTTGTCAGGTGCAGGGTCTCGGATGTGGACTCCCGGGCAAAGTGGAACATGTTCCCCGGTAGTTGCTGCAAGCATTGATCACacaggtgacatcccaatgtcGGATGGGATGGCAGCGGAGTTTGCATTTGGCAGTAACACAACAGGATTAGTGAAGCCATGGGAAGGTGAGAGGATTGAGGAATGCGTATCAGATGATCTCGAACTTACGCTCGGGAGCACTCGGACTAGGTAA